A stretch of the Ictidomys tridecemlineatus isolate mIctTri1 chromosome 5, mIctTri1.hap1, whole genome shotgun sequence genome encodes the following:
- the Trmt5 gene encoding tRNA (guanine(37)-N(1))-methyltransferase isoform X2 — protein sequence MPEIEANKRDSELFSPPSDVRGMMKLDRTAFKKTVTIPVLKVRKEIVSRLMRSLKRVALQRPGIKRVIEDPEDEESRLIMLDPYKMFTCDSFEKAELSTLKQLNVNPQISKYSLELTYDNFKSEEILRAVLPKGQDVISGFSRVGHIAHLNLRDHQLPFKHLIGQVMIDKNPGITSAVNKINNIDNTYRNFQMEVLSGEENMMTKVRENNYTYEFDFSKVYWNPRLSTEHSRITELLKPGDVLFDVFAGVGPFAVPAAKKNCTVFANDLNPESHKWLLHNCKLNKVDQKVKVFNLDGKDFLQGPVREELMQQLALPKERKHSVHIVMNLPAKAIEFLCAFKSLLDGQPCSSDLLPIVHCYSFSKDVNPAKDVQQQAGAVLGISLEACSSVHLVRNVAPNKEMLCITFQIPASILYKKQTINLEYGEDPPLKRQKTDNVFSEGNTQIASNT from the exons ATGCCAGAAATAGAAGCAAATAAAAGAGACTCTGAGTTATTTTCACCACCTTCTGATGTTAGAGGAATGATGAAACTTGATAGAACAGCTTTTAAAAAGACAGTCACCATTCCAGTGCTTAAAGTGAGGAAAGAAATAGTCAGCAGATTGATGCGATCCCTTAAAAGGGTAGCACTGCAGCGCCCAGGCATAAAGCGGGTGATTGAAGATCCAGAAGATGAAGAAAGTAGACTAATTATGTTGGATCCCTATAAAATGTTTACTTGTGATTCCTTTGAGAAAGCAGAACTCAGTACTTTAAAGCAACTTAATGTCAATCCACAGATTTCTAAATATAGTTTGGAACTAACTTATGACAACTTTAAGTCAGAAGAAATCTTGAGAGCTGTGCTTCCTAAAGGTCAAGATGTGATTTCAGGGTTTAGCCGAGTTGGACATATTGCACACCTGAATCTTCGAGATCATCAGCTCCCTTTCAAGCATTTAATTG gCCAAGTTATGATTGACAAAAATCCAGGAATCACCTCAGcagtaaataaaatcaataatattgaCAATACATACCGAAATTTCCAAATGGAAGTGCTATCTGGAGAAGAGAACATGATGACCAAG GTTCGGGAAAACAACTACACCTATgaatttgatttttcaaaagtctATTGGAATCCTCGCCTCTCCACAGAACACAGCCGTATCACAGAACTTCTAAAGCCTGGGGATGTCCTATTTGATGTTTTTGCTGGAGTTGGGCCCTTTGCTGTTCCAGCAGCAAAGAAAAACTGCACTGTATTTGCCAATGATCTTAATCCTGAATCCCATAAATGGCTGTTACACAattgtaaattaaataaagtagaccAAAAGGTGAAAGTCTTCAACTTGGATGGTAAAGACTTTCTCCAAGGACCAGTCAGAGAAGAGTTAATGCAGCAGCTGGCActgccaaaagaaagaaaacactctgTCCACATTGTCATGAATTTGCCAGCAAAGGCTATAGAGTTTCTCTGTGCTTTCAAATCACTTTTAGATGGGCAGCCATGTAGCAGTGACCTCCTTCCCATAGTACACTGTTACAGCTTTTCTAAAGATGTTAATCCTGCTAAAGATGTTCAGCAACAAGCTGGAGCAGTGTTAGGCATTTCCTTGGAAGCATGCAGTTCAGTTCATCTAGTAAGAAATGTGGCCCCTAACAAGGAAATGCTCTGCATCACCTTTCAGATTCCTGCTTCTATACTCTACAAGAAACAGACCATAAATCTAG AGTATGGCGAAGATCCACCTCTTAAACGGCAAAAGACAGATAATGTCTTTTCAGAAGGAAACACACAAATTGCTTCAAACACttaa
- the Trmt5 gene encoding tRNA (guanine(37)-N(1))-methyltransferase isoform X1, producing the protein MRVVWRPFIFSRLLKVENCNATVSELLIPPAWITVTQKLRKVPDIFFWGQRKRFSTMPEIEANKRDSELFSPPSDVRGMMKLDRTAFKKTVTIPVLKVRKEIVSRLMRSLKRVALQRPGIKRVIEDPEDEESRLIMLDPYKMFTCDSFEKAELSTLKQLNVNPQISKYSLELTYDNFKSEEILRAVLPKGQDVISGFSRVGHIAHLNLRDHQLPFKHLIGQVMIDKNPGITSAVNKINNIDNTYRNFQMEVLSGEENMMTKVRENNYTYEFDFSKVYWNPRLSTEHSRITELLKPGDVLFDVFAGVGPFAVPAAKKNCTVFANDLNPESHKWLLHNCKLNKVDQKVKVFNLDGKDFLQGPVREELMQQLALPKERKHSVHIVMNLPAKAIEFLCAFKSLLDGQPCSSDLLPIVHCYSFSKDVNPAKDVQQQAGAVLGISLEACSSVHLVRNVAPNKEMLCITFQIPASILYKKQTINLEYGEDPPLKRQKTDNVFSEGNTQIASNT; encoded by the exons ATGAG agttgtATGGAGGCCATTTATATTCTCAAGACTTCTGAAGGTGGAAAACTGTAATGCAACTGTATCAGAATTGCTGATCCCACCAGCATGGATAACAGTGACACAAAAGCTTAGGAAAGTGCCTGATATTTTCTTTTGGGGTCAAAGAAAAAGATTCTCAACCATGCCAGAAATAGAAGCAAATAAAAGAGACTCTGAGTTATTTTCACCACCTTCTGATGTTAGAGGAATGATGAAACTTGATAGAACAGCTTTTAAAAAGACAGTCACCATTCCAGTGCTTAAAGTGAGGAAAGAAATAGTCAGCAGATTGATGCGATCCCTTAAAAGGGTAGCACTGCAGCGCCCAGGCATAAAGCGGGTGATTGAAGATCCAGAAGATGAAGAAAGTAGACTAATTATGTTGGATCCCTATAAAATGTTTACTTGTGATTCCTTTGAGAAAGCAGAACTCAGTACTTTAAAGCAACTTAATGTCAATCCACAGATTTCTAAATATAGTTTGGAACTAACTTATGACAACTTTAAGTCAGAAGAAATCTTGAGAGCTGTGCTTCCTAAAGGTCAAGATGTGATTTCAGGGTTTAGCCGAGTTGGACATATTGCACACCTGAATCTTCGAGATCATCAGCTCCCTTTCAAGCATTTAATTG gCCAAGTTATGATTGACAAAAATCCAGGAATCACCTCAGcagtaaataaaatcaataatattgaCAATACATACCGAAATTTCCAAATGGAAGTGCTATCTGGAGAAGAGAACATGATGACCAAG GTTCGGGAAAACAACTACACCTATgaatttgatttttcaaaagtctATTGGAATCCTCGCCTCTCCACAGAACACAGCCGTATCACAGAACTTCTAAAGCCTGGGGATGTCCTATTTGATGTTTTTGCTGGAGTTGGGCCCTTTGCTGTTCCAGCAGCAAAGAAAAACTGCACTGTATTTGCCAATGATCTTAATCCTGAATCCCATAAATGGCTGTTACACAattgtaaattaaataaagtagaccAAAAGGTGAAAGTCTTCAACTTGGATGGTAAAGACTTTCTCCAAGGACCAGTCAGAGAAGAGTTAATGCAGCAGCTGGCActgccaaaagaaagaaaacactctgTCCACATTGTCATGAATTTGCCAGCAAAGGCTATAGAGTTTCTCTGTGCTTTCAAATCACTTTTAGATGGGCAGCCATGTAGCAGTGACCTCCTTCCCATAGTACACTGTTACAGCTTTTCTAAAGATGTTAATCCTGCTAAAGATGTTCAGCAACAAGCTGGAGCAGTGTTAGGCATTTCCTTGGAAGCATGCAGTTCAGTTCATCTAGTAAGAAATGTGGCCCCTAACAAGGAAATGCTCTGCATCACCTTTCAGATTCCTGCTTCTATACTCTACAAGAAACAGACCATAAATCTAG AGTATGGCGAAGATCCACCTCTTAAACGGCAAAAGACAGATAATGTCTTTTCAGAAGGAAACACACAAATTGCTTCAAACACttaa